A part of Campylobacter concisus genomic DNA contains:
- a CDS encoding IMPACT family protein, with product MQTIDRIFKAQLDIKKSNFLAFLCPISSFKSLHEHLKEEHFKAVHVVWATRELNKYGQIVENQSDDGEPKGTSGQPSLNALRGAQLINVGVLIVRYFGGIKLGTGGLVRAYSGAVNEAINEAIKDGGVIKFEIKDEVKFFTPFSLMSRFEHYFATKNLSEFEREFNDTGAIWSVNLNEAEFAELFKFCKEFEASEFKFLALPLGSKALFIY from the coding sequence TTGCAGACGATTGATAGGATATTTAAAGCCCAGCTTGATATAAAAAAGTCAAATTTCTTAGCATTTTTGTGCCCGATAAGCTCGTTTAAAAGCTTGCACGAACACCTAAAAGAGGAGCATTTTAAGGCCGTTCACGTAGTTTGGGCGACAAGGGAGCTAAACAAATATGGACAAATCGTTGAAAATCAAAGCGATGATGGCGAGCCAAAGGGCACTAGCGGCCAGCCAAGCCTAAATGCGCTAAGAGGAGCTCAGCTTATAAATGTTGGGGTCTTGATAGTTCGCTACTTTGGCGGGATAAAGCTTGGCACTGGAGGGCTTGTTAGAGCCTACTCTGGGGCTGTGAATGAAGCGATAAACGAGGCTATAAAAGATGGCGGTGTGATAAAATTTGAGATAAAAGATGAGGTTAAATTTTTTACGCCATTTTCGCTGATGAGCCGCTTTGAGCACTATTTTGCTACTAAAAATTTAAGCGAGTTTGAAAGAGAATTTAATGACACTGGAGCGATCTGGAGCGTAAATTTAAACGAAGCCGAGTTTGCTGAGCTATTTAAATTTTGCAAAGAATTTGAAGCAAGCGAGTTTAAATTTCTAGCCTTGCCACTTGGCAGTAAAGCGCTGTTTATTTATTAA
- the galU gene encoding UTP--glucose-1-phosphate uridylyltransferase GalU: MIQTCLFPAAGYGTRFLPATKSLPKEMLPILTKPLIHYGVDEALEAGMDNMAFVTGRGKRALEDYFDISYELEKEIAGSSKESLLSEVRNLMSSCTFSFTRQNAMKGLGHAIYTGKTLVRDEAFGVILADDLCINENGEGVLSQMVKIYEKYRCSVVAVMEVPKEQTKSYGVVSGRFIEDDLIMVDDMVEKPDPAEAPTNLAIIGRYILTPDIFNILERTKPGKNGEIQITDALKTQAKDGMVLAYKFRGKRFDCGSIDGFVEATNFFYERSK, encoded by the coding sequence ATGATACAAACTTGCCTATTTCCAGCGGCTGGATATGGAACGAGGTTTTTACCAGCTACAAAATCGCTCCCAAAAGAGATGTTGCCGATCCTTACAAAACCACTCATTCACTACGGTGTTGATGAGGCACTTGAGGCTGGCATGGATAATATGGCATTTGTCACAGGACGCGGAAAAAGGGCGCTTGAGGACTATTTTGACATCAGCTACGAGCTAGAAAAAGAGATCGCAGGTAGCTCTAAAGAGTCACTGCTAAGCGAAGTTAGAAATTTAATGAGCTCATGCACATTTTCATTTACTAGGCAAAATGCCATGAAAGGGCTTGGACACGCCATTTATACGGGCAAAACTCTAGTTCGAGATGAAGCTTTTGGGGTCATTTTGGCAGATGATCTATGCATAAATGAAAACGGCGAGGGCGTGCTTTCGCAAATGGTTAAAATTTATGAAAAGTATCGTTGTAGCGTCGTTGCAGTAATGGAAGTCCCAAAAGAGCAGACCAAGTCTTACGGCGTCGTAAGTGGTAGGTTTATAGAAGATGATCTTATAATGGTAGATGATATGGTTGAAAAGCCTGATCCTGCCGAGGCTCCGACAAATTTAGCGATAATCGGGCGCTACATCCTAACGCCAGATATTTTTAACATTTTAGAGCGAACAAAACCAGGCAAAAACGGCGAAATTCAGATCACGGATGCACTAAAAACGCAAGCAAAAGATGGCATGGTGCTGGCTTATAAATTTAGGGGCAAGAGGTTTGACTGCGGCAGCATCGATGGCTTTGTCGAGGCTACAAATTTCTTTTACGAGCGCAGTAAATGA
- a CDS encoding glucose-6-phosphate isomerase, which produces MIETSFKFNFASSDVIDSYAKRINDEYESGEIGYYHLPVLGQNLLGEIDEYEKGLTHIKNVVLVGIGGSSLGVKALKSMLDGTKGIKRELLFLDNVDPCSYKSTLSGLNFDETLFIISSKSGNTIETITIFKCLLDDFKPKNLGKNFLIITDPETNLENFAKENDIKFFNIPKNVGGRFSVLSAIGLVPLGICGYDIKALLEGALACKKQYIEQKDSSIVAKAYHYATSRNASINVIFSYCDRFFEFNDWYVQLWAESLGKKRGYKRVGLTPVGLVGSRDQHSFLQLIMDGVKDKSVTFIKIKDHASDKTIPSLSLNGLEECDFVAGLSLNELINLQCDATAMALVQEGISVDTITLERLDEFHAGWLIFYYELLTSATGIMLGINTYDQPGVEIGKRILKTMLLK; this is translated from the coding sequence ATGATAGAAACTTCATTTAAATTTAACTTTGCAAGCAGCGATGTCATTGACTCCTACGCCAAACGCATAAACGACGAATACGAAAGCGGCGAGATAGGCTACTACCACCTGCCAGTACTTGGGCAAAATTTACTTGGCGAGATCGACGAGTATGAAAAGGGACTAACTCATATCAAAAATGTCGTGCTAGTTGGCATTGGCGGCAGCAGTCTTGGCGTAAAGGCGCTAAAATCGATGCTTGATGGCACAAAGGGGATAAAAAGAGAGCTTTTATTTTTAGATAACGTTGATCCTTGCAGCTACAAAAGCACGCTTAGTGGGCTAAATTTTGACGAAACGCTTTTTATAATAAGCTCAAAATCTGGCAATACGATCGAGACTATCACCATTTTTAAGTGCTTGCTTGATGACTTTAAGCCTAAAAATTTAGGCAAAAATTTCCTCATCATAACTGATCCTGAGACAAATTTAGAAAATTTTGCCAAAGAAAATGACATTAAATTTTTTAACATCCCAAAAAATGTGGGCGGGAGATTTAGCGTGCTAAGTGCGATAGGCCTTGTGCCTCTTGGTATCTGCGGATATGATATAAAGGCACTACTGGAGGGCGCACTTGCTTGCAAGAAGCAATACATCGAGCAAAAAGATAGCTCAATAGTCGCCAAAGCCTACCACTACGCCACTAGCAGAAATGCCAGTATAAATGTCATTTTTAGCTATTGCGATAGATTTTTTGAATTTAACGACTGGTACGTGCAGCTTTGGGCGGAGAGCCTTGGTAAAAAAAGAGGCTATAAAAGGGTCGGCCTTACGCCAGTTGGACTTGTTGGTAGTCGCGATCAGCACAGCTTTTTGCAGCTTATAATGGACGGCGTAAAAGATAAGAGTGTGACATTTATAAAGATAAAAGATCACGCAAGCGACAAGACTATCCCAAGTTTGAGCTTAAACGGGCTTGAAGAGTGCGATTTTGTGGCAGGTCTAAGCCTAAATGAGCTTATAAATTTGCAGTGCGACGCGACAGCTATGGCGCTGGTGCAAGAGGGCATAAGTGTCGATACTATAACGCTTGAGAGGCTTGATGAGTTTCATGCTGGCTGGCTCATTTTTTACTATGAGCTGCTTACTTCGGCCACTGGTATCATGCTAGGCATCAACACCTACGATCAGCCAGGCGTTGAGATAGGAAAACGTATCCTAAAAACCATGCTTTTAAAGTAG
- a CDS encoding DUF1287 domain-containing protein, producing MKKFLLLALFASQIFAFSASKFVNDARSQIGVTLSYDPSYERLAYPMGDVDIKKGVCTDVVIRALRHQEMDLQRLIFEDMSRNFTSYPKKWGLKKADKNIDHRRVLNIATYLKRKGFEVSDDKFLPGDIVTWMLPRNLPHIGVISDKFEGQIPLVIHNIGSGVQEENILYNYKITGHFRLK from the coding sequence ATGAAGAAATTTCTACTTTTAGCTCTTTTTGCCTCGCAAATTTTTGCCTTTTCGGCGAGCAAATTTGTAAATGACGCTAGGTCGCAGATCGGCGTGACGCTAAGTTACGATCCAAGCTACGAAAGGCTCGCCTACCCAATGGGTGATGTGGATATCAAAAAGGGCGTTTGCACCGATGTTGTGATAAGGGCGCTGCGGCATCAAGAGATGGATCTGCAAAGACTCATTTTTGAAGATATGAGTAGAAATTTCACAAGCTATCCTAAAAAATGGGGCCTTAAAAAAGCTGATAAAAACATCGATCACAGGCGCGTTTTAAACATCGCTACCTATCTAAAAAGAAAAGGTTTTGAGGTGAGTGATGATAAATTTTTGCCAGGGGATATCGTCACATGGATGCTGCCAAGAAATTTACCTCACATCGGTGTGATCTCAGATAAATTTGAAGGCCAAATACCGCTTGTCATCCACAATATCGGCTCTGGCGTGCAGGAAGAAAATATACTTTATAACTACAAGATCACAGGTCATTTTAGACTAAAGTAG